A section of the Pseudomonas prosekii genome encodes:
- a CDS encoding Ig-like domain-containing protein, producing MNQQFDAEISNSVFVLYPVMVPGWATPVEPSGIADGGISRDLYAQVPEGLLCLVDPWIEFSSTVGSLQVSEAFSLSPLAVDDRIDLYLEGRSRPLAGKTIEEKEADQRIRLYLPPGHLREGVNKIWYRVTRPSGNYQNSRALSVLYHLRGPEAPRLEFPADVIASGIDTARADAGVDVRFHYGYMRPYDLIELTGGLAFAERPVVDGETSPVTETYFTDFFQRVGDDPATHFWYWVFDQLGNKAQSEVTNIDVHLQQTTLMPPALFAATSPIDLLAYLNGVTVRVEHLPAMTNDQAQLVEMNAPGAAPFPSLVLNADKRADFTLTPAFLAARQGQDITLKWVLIRNGAPVAESPTLQVKVNRIIDGDTRLPTPKITAVTDDRTLDLSSFTGNTRVLVSAWPGIAIRQPFWVRCEGTNASNAAVVLRIHNGIPIDSAGAQGGEVTRAYLDQLANDSTIRVIVGVNFDGRADEATAVWFPVQPYTIRAIALPVPTLTSVKGVPSGVEILDNGFTVETSVALTGTASKGLPVEIFDGAGSSAVSKGTVTANATTGEWRLTIAVAVGAHSLYAKSGYHPTPVFSNVRNLTVTAAAATTITSVKGSPSGAQIPNGGITTETSVILSGTASKGQKVQVLDGGTLKGEPVANASTGVWTLTVSGLTVAAHSFTARVGSGAASAARTLTVTAAAATTITSVKGSPSGAEIPNGGITTETSVILSGIASKGQKVQVLDGGTLKGEPVANATTGVWTLTVSGLTVAAHSFTARVGAGAASAARTLTVTAVIVPTLTSVKGSPSNAEIPDNGITVETSLLLTGTASKGQLVEIFDGSGASAVSKGKATANLTTGVWQLTIAVAVGAHRLCAKSGYHPTPVFSNVRNLTVTAAAATTITSVKGSPSNAEILNGGITVETSVILSGIASKGQKVQVLDGGTLKGEPVANATTGVWTLTVSGLTVAAHSFTARVGTGTASAARTLTVTAVIVPTLTSVKGSPSNAEIPDNGITVETSLLLTGTASKGQLVEIFDGSGASAVSKGKATANLTTGVWQLTIAVAVGAHRLYAKSGYHSTPVFSNVRNLTVTAAAATTITSVKGSPSNAEILNGGITVETSVILTGIASKGQKVQVLDGTTLKGEPIANASTGVWTLTVSGLTVAAHSFTARVGTGAASAARTLTVTAAAATTITSVRGSPSNAEIPNGNTTVETTVILTGTASKGQKVQVLDGATLKGEPIANASNGVWTLTVSGLTVAAHSFTAKVGSGAASAARTFTVQVRFSLDQSTMVLNGVKLVQSYGWTVKLADIPNNNKTRTPTGGVPPYSYQSANSAIASVNTAGKVVGMKNGTTTITVRDSQSRSGQFTVTVSNIRRILINTARLTYQQADAWNRSVGGGDLGNADLTPMKAQYDVGQIFSPTGPSGNRWSSPIITSGGRTFIRVMHVVGGQFPYQPTDYFIPGEHLSKTWTAIAVVPES from the coding sequence ATGAATCAGCAATTCGACGCAGAAATCAGCAACAGCGTTTTTGTGTTGTACCCAGTAATGGTTCCTGGCTGGGCCACACCGGTGGAGCCAAGCGGTATCGCCGACGGCGGTATATCACGCGATCTTTATGCGCAAGTGCCCGAGGGGCTGCTTTGTCTGGTTGATCCTTGGATCGAGTTCAGCAGTACGGTGGGCAGCTTGCAGGTCAGCGAGGCTTTCAGTCTTTCGCCGCTCGCGGTGGATGACCGGATCGATTTGTACCTTGAAGGCCGATCGCGGCCACTGGCTGGCAAGACCATTGAGGAAAAAGAGGCAGACCAACGCATTCGGCTTTATCTACCGCCCGGCCATTTGCGCGAGGGCGTCAACAAAATCTGGTACCGCGTAACGCGTCCCAGCGGAAATTATCAAAATTCACGAGCCCTTTCCGTGCTCTATCACCTGCGCGGACCGGAAGCGCCGCGCCTGGAATTCCCGGCCGATGTCATCGCCTCAGGGATCGACACCGCACGTGCCGACGCCGGGGTTGATGTACGTTTCCACTACGGCTACATGCGCCCGTACGATCTGATTGAACTGACGGGCGGACTTGCCTTCGCGGAACGACCTGTCGTCGATGGCGAGACGTCGCCGGTCACCGAAACGTATTTCACCGACTTTTTCCAACGGGTCGGCGACGACCCGGCGACGCACTTCTGGTACTGGGTTTTTGACCAATTGGGCAACAAAGCACAGTCCGAAGTGACCAATATTGACGTGCACCTGCAGCAAACGACGCTAATGCCACCCGCGTTGTTTGCCGCTACCAGTCCGATCGATCTGCTGGCCTATCTGAACGGCGTGACCGTGCGGGTCGAGCATCTGCCGGCTATGACCAATGACCAGGCGCAACTGGTGGAGATGAACGCGCCGGGGGCCGCGCCCTTTCCGAGTCTGGTGCTGAATGCCGACAAACGCGCCGATTTCACGTTGACCCCGGCGTTTCTGGCTGCGCGACAGGGGCAGGACATCACGTTGAAATGGGTGTTGATCCGCAACGGCGCACCTGTGGCGGAGTCGCCCACCCTGCAGGTGAAAGTGAACCGAATTATCGACGGCGACACGCGCCTGCCCACTCCAAAGATCACTGCTGTAACCGACGACCGCACGCTTGACCTGAGCAGCTTCACCGGTAACACACGAGTCCTGGTCAGCGCTTGGCCGGGGATTGCAATCCGGCAGCCGTTTTGGGTGCGGTGTGAAGGCACAAATGCCAGCAACGCGGCCGTGGTATTACGGATTCACAACGGTATACCCATCGATAGTGCCGGCGCTCAGGGCGGGGAAGTGACTCGCGCCTATCTCGACCAGTTGGCGAATGACTCGACGATCCGAGTGATCGTGGGCGTCAATTTTGACGGCCGGGCGGATGAAGCGACAGCCGTGTGGTTTCCGGTGCAACCGTACACCATCAGGGCTATCGCATTGCCTGTACCCACCCTGACCTCGGTCAAAGGCGTGCCGAGTGGCGTCGAAATTCTCGACAACGGCTTCACCGTTGAAACTTCCGTTGCCCTCACCGGGACCGCCAGCAAGGGCTTGCCCGTCGAAATTTTCGACGGGGCCGGTTCAAGCGCAGTGTCCAAAGGAACCGTAACGGCCAATGCCACCACCGGGGAATGGCGACTGACCATTGCCGTCGCGGTCGGCGCGCACAGCTTGTACGCGAAATCGGGGTATCACCCTACCCCGGTCTTTTCAAATGTGCGCAACTTGACCGTGACGGCTGCCGCCGCCACTACCATTACCTCGGTCAAAGGCTCGCCGAGTGGGGCCCAAATCCCCAACGGTGGCATCACCACTGAAACCAGCGTCATCCTGAGCGGCACTGCGAGCAAAGGTCAGAAGGTGCAAGTGCTCGACGGCGGCACCCTCAAAGGCGAACCCGTCGCCAATGCAAGCACCGGGGTGTGGACGCTCACCGTCTCGGGACTGACCGTAGCGGCGCATAGTTTTACCGCCAGGGTCGGCTCGGGCGCTGCCTCGGCAGCCAGGACGTTGACGGTGACGGCTGCTGCCGCCACAACCATCACCTCGGTCAAAGGCTCGCCGAGTGGGGCCGAAATCCCCAACGGTGGCATCACCACTGAAACCAGCGTCATCCTGAGCGGCATAGCCAGCAAAGGTCAGAAGGTGCAAGTGCTCGACGGCGGCACCCTCAAAGGCGAACCCGTCGCCAATGCGACGACCGGTGTCTGGACGCTCACGGTTTCGGGACTGACCGTAGCGGCGCATAGTTTTACCGCCAGGGTCGGCGCGGGGGCGGCCTCGGCGGCCAGAACCTTGACCGTGACGGCGGTCATCGTCCCGACCCTCACCTCGGTGAAAGGATCGCCGAGTAACGCCGAGATTCCCGACAATGGCATCACGGTTGAAACATCACTTCTTCTCACCGGGACTGCCAGCAAGGGCCAACTTGTCGAAATTTTCGACGGTTCAGGGGCCAGCGCAGTGTCCAAAGGAAAGGCAACGGCCAACCTCACCACCGGCGTCTGGCAACTGACTATTGCCGTCGCGGTCGGCGCTCACCGCTTGTGCGCAAAGTCGGGGTACCACCCTACGCCGGTCTTTTCGAATGTGCGCAACTTGACCGTGACGGCTGCTGCCGCCACCACCATTACCTCGGTTAAAGGCTCACCGAGCAATGCCGAAATCCTTAATGGCGGCATCACCGTTGAAACCAGCGTCATCCTGAGCGGCATAGCCAGCAAAGGTCAGAAGGTGCAAGTGCTCGACGGCGGCACCCTCAAAGGCGAACCCGTCGCCAATGCGACGACCGGTGTCTGGACGCTCACGGTTTCGGGACTGACCGTAGCGGCGCATAGTTTTACCGCCAGGGTCGGCACGGGGACAGCCTCGGCAGCCAGGACCTTGACCGTGACGGCGGTCATCGTCCCGACCCTCACCTCGGTGAAAGGATCGCCGAGTAACGCCGAGATTCCCGACAATGGCATCACGGTTGAAACATCGCTTCTCCTCACCGGGACTGCCAGCAAGGGCCAACTTGTCGAAATTTTCGACGGTTCAGGGGCCAGCGCAGTGTCCAAAGGAAAGGCAACGGCCAACCTCACCACCGGCGTCTGGCAACTGACTATTGCCGTCGCGGTCGGCGCTCACCGCTTGTACGCAAAGTCGGGGTACCACTCTACCCCGGTCTTTTCGAATGTGCGCAACTTGACCGTGACGGCTGCTGCCGCCACCACCATTACCTCGGTTAAAGGCTCACCGAGCAATGCCGAAATCCTTAATGGCGGCATCACCGTTGAAACCAGCGTCATTCTGACCGGCATAGCCAGCAAAGGTCAGAAGGTGCAAGTGCTCGACGGCACCACCCTCAAAGGCGAACCCATCGCCAATGCAAGCACCGGAGTGTGGACGCTCACCGTCTCGGGGCTGACCGTAGCGGCCCACAGTTTTACCGCCAGGGTCGGCACGGGGGCGGCCTCTGCAGCCAGGACGTTGACCGTGACGGCTGCTGCCGCCACCACTATTACCTCGGTCAGAGGCTCACCGAGCAACGCCGAAATTCCCAACGGCAACACCACTGTTGAAACCACCGTCATCCTGACCGGCACCGCCAGCAAAGGTCAGAAGGTGCAAGTGCTCGACGGCGCCACCCTCAAAGGCGAACCTATCGCCAATGCAAGCAACGGAGTGTGGACGCTCACCGTCTCGGGACTGACGGTAGCGGCCCACAGTTTTACCGCCAAGGTCGGCTCGGGCGCTGCCTCGGCGGCGCGCACCTTTACCGTGCAAGTCCGTTTTTCGTTAGATCAGTCCACTATGGTGCTTAATGGTGTGAAACTAGTCCAAAGCTATGGCTGGACTGTAAAACTAGCCGATATACCAAACAATAACAAAACCAGGACGCCTACTGGCGGAGTTCCACCTTACTCCTATCAATCCGCCAACTCGGCCATAGCTTCGGTAAACACAGCAGGCAAAGTTGTAGGAATGAAAAATGGCACGACGACCATTACCGTTAGAGACTCTCAAAGTCGTTCTGGGCAATTCACTGTCACCGTATCGAATATCCGAAGAATTTTGATCAACACCGCACGTTTGACTTATCAGCAGGCAGACGCCTGGAATAGAAGCGTTGGCGGTGGCGACCTAGGCAATGCCGACTTGACCCCAATGAAAGCGCAATATGACGTAGGCCAAATATTCAGCCCTACAGGCCCGAGCGGGAACCGCTGGAGCAGCCCGATCATCACGTCAGGAGGAAGAACTTTCATACGCGTGATGCATGTAGTAGGCGGCCAATTTCCCTACCAACCTACAGACTACTTCATCCCTGGCGAGCATTTATCTAAAACTTGGACCGCCATCGCAGTAGTTCCCGAATCGTGA